From a region of the Candidatus Pantoea bituminis genome:
- a CDS encoding amino acid aminotransferase — protein sequence MFESISAAPADPILGLADLFRADDRPHKINLGIGVYKDETGKTPVLTSVKKAEQYLLENETTKNYLSIDGLADFARCTQELLFGKENALITSGRARTAQTPGGTGALRVAADFLSTQTAVKRIWVSNPSWPNHKNVFNAAGLEVCEYHYYDAENHQLDFDGMLASLKEAKAGDVVLFHGCCHNPTGIDPTAEQWQQLAQLSHANGWLPLFDFAYQGFARGLDEDAEGLRIFAASHQELIVASSYSKNFGLYNERVGAITLVAADAAVADTTFSQVKYTIRANYSNPPAHGAAVVATILDNDALRTIWEQELSDMRQRIQRMRHLFVNTLAEKGAQRDFSFIIKQNGMFSFSGLTKDQVIRLREEFGVYAVNSGRVNVAGMTPDNMSALCEAIVAVL from the coding sequence ATGTTTGAATCGATCTCTGCTGCACCCGCTGATCCTATTCTTGGACTGGCCGATCTGTTCCGCGCTGATGACCGCCCCCATAAAATTAATCTTGGTATTGGCGTCTACAAAGATGAAACCGGCAAAACGCCTGTTCTGACTAGCGTTAAAAAAGCCGAACAGTATCTGCTTGAGAATGAAACCACTAAAAACTATCTCAGCATTGATGGTTTGGCCGATTTCGCGCGCTGCACGCAGGAATTGCTGTTTGGCAAAGAGAATGCATTGATCACCTCAGGCCGCGCGCGTACTGCACAAACGCCTGGCGGTACAGGCGCACTGCGTGTAGCCGCAGATTTCCTTTCAACCCAAACCGCGGTGAAACGTATTTGGGTTAGCAATCCAAGCTGGCCGAACCATAAAAATGTGTTCAATGCTGCAGGCCTGGAAGTGTGTGAATACCACTATTACGATGCTGAAAACCACCAGCTGGATTTCGACGGTATGCTGGCATCCCTTAAAGAAGCCAAAGCGGGTGACGTAGTCCTGTTTCACGGCTGCTGTCACAACCCAACCGGTATCGATCCTACTGCAGAACAATGGCAGCAGCTGGCACAGCTTTCACACGCTAACGGCTGGCTGCCGCTGTTCGATTTTGCCTATCAGGGTTTCGCGCGTGGCCTTGATGAAGATGCTGAAGGTTTGCGCATTTTTGCGGCTTCGCATCAGGAGCTGATTGTTGCTAGCTCCTATTCGAAAAACTTCGGATTATACAATGAGCGCGTAGGGGCAATTACGCTGGTAGCAGCCGACGCTGCCGTGGCTGATACTACATTCAGCCAGGTTAAATACACCATTCGCGCCAACTATTCGAATCCACCCGCACACGGTGCTGCTGTTGTAGCGACCATTCTTGATAACGATGCTTTACGTACTATCTGGGAACAAGAGCTTTCAGATATGCGTCAACGTATTCAACGTATGCGCCATTTGTTTGTAAATACCCTGGCGGAGAAAGGTGCTCAGCGCGACTTTAGCTTTATCATCAAGCAGAACGGCATGTTTTCTTTCAGCGGACTGACTAAAGACCAGGTTATTCGCCTGCGCGAAGAGTTCGGGGTTTATGCCGTGAATTCAGGCCGAGTGAACGTAGCAGGCATGACACCAGATAATATGTCAGCGTTGTGTGAAGCGATTGTTGCTGTACTTTAA
- a CDS encoding MBL fold metallo-hydrolase — translation MKYHIIPVTAFAQNCSVIWCETTREAALVDPGGDASTLKQTLEQLNLKPAQILLTHGHLDHVGAAAELAAFYSAPIIGPQKLDAFLLASLPLQSRMFGLDDCAAFTPDRWLEEGDSVQVGLVTLDILHCPGHTPGHIVFFDRVGRLLISGDVIFNGGVGRTDFPQGNHQHLIEAIKTKLLPLGDDVEFVPGHGATSTLGRERLSNPFLQ, via the coding sequence ATGAAATACCACATTATTCCTGTTACTGCGTTTGCACAGAACTGCTCTGTTATCTGGTGTGAAACCACGCGCGAAGCGGCGCTGGTCGATCCGGGTGGCGATGCATCTACCCTCAAGCAAACGCTTGAACAGCTTAATTTAAAGCCTGCGCAGATCTTGTTAACGCATGGGCATCTGGATCACGTAGGCGCGGCGGCTGAACTGGCAGCGTTTTACTCGGCTCCGATTATTGGACCACAAAAACTGGACGCATTCCTGTTGGCGTCGTTACCGCTGCAAAGCCGTATGTTCGGCCTGGACGATTGTGCTGCCTTTACGCCCGATCGATGGCTGGAAGAGGGCGACAGCGTGCAGGTAGGTTTAGTGACGCTGGATATATTACATTGCCCCGGCCATACGCCAGGTCACATCGTCTTTTTTGATCGTGTTGGACGATTACTGATCTCAGGGGATGTGATCTTTAATGGTGGTGTGGGTCGCACTGATTTCCCGCAGGGAAATCATCAGCATCTGATCGAGGCAATTAAAACAAAATTGCTGCCATTAGGCGATGATGTTGAATTTGTGCCAGGGCATGGCGCGACGTCAACGTTGGGAAGAGAACGTCTGAGCAATCCTTTCCTGCAATAA
- a CDS encoding YcbK family protein encodes MSNIDSFRRKLLLCGSAAAGLALLPTSARASLSTSRPRVLTLNNLHTGETLKTEFFNGKSYDKDELSRLNHFFRDFRANKVKSIDPHLFDQIFRLQALLETRKPVQLISGYRSLSTNNMLRESGPGVAKHSYHTKGQAMDFHIEGIALSNVRKAALTMRAGGVGYYPRSNFVHIDTGPVRHWS; translated from the coding sequence ATGTCTAATATTGATTCTTTTCGTCGTAAATTACTGCTTTGCGGAAGCGCAGCCGCAGGTCTGGCATTGTTGCCGACATCCGCAAGGGCCTCACTTTCAACTTCTCGTCCACGTGTATTGACACTCAACAATCTGCACACTGGCGAAACGTTGAAAACTGAGTTTTTCAACGGGAAAAGTTACGACAAGGATGAGTTATCGCGCTTGAACCATTTCTTTCGCGATTTCCGCGCTAACAAAGTAAAAAGCATTGATCCCCATCTGTTTGATCAAATTTTCCGTCTGCAAGCATTGCTGGAAACGCGTAAACCGGTTCAGCTGATTTCCGGCTATCGTTCTTTATCAACGAACAATATGTTGCGTGAAAGCGGGCCGGGTGTAGCCAAACATAGCTACCACACCAAAGGCCAGGCGATGGATTTCCATATTGAAGGCATTGCGCTAAGCAATGTACGCAAAGCGGCATTAACAATGCGCGCTGGTGGTGTAGGATATTACCCACGCAGCAACTTTGTGCACATTGATACCGGGCCGGTCAGGCACTGGTCGTAA